One genomic region from Leptospira tipperaryensis encodes:
- a CDS encoding DUF167 domain-containing protein, translating to MKFTIHVKPNSKKVFLRKEEDGSITIAVREPAQEGKANQAVIEALSKEWNVPKKKIQILSGEKGKRKTVEIDL from the coding sequence ATGAAGTTTACGATTCACGTAAAACCGAACTCTAAAAAAGTCTTTCTCAGAAAAGAGGAGGATGGTTCTATAACGATTGCAGTCCGTGAACCGGCTCAGGAAGGAAAGGCGAACCAAGCCGTGATCGAAGCCCTTTCCAAAGAATGGAATGTTCCAAAGAAAAAGATTCAAATTCTTTCCGGAGAAAAAGGCAAACGAAAGACCGTCGAGATCGATCTCTAA